A portion of the Bacillus thuringiensis genome contains these proteins:
- the secE gene encoding preprotein translocase subunit SecE, whose protein sequence is MRLTNFFGDVGREMKKVSWPKKDELLRSTATVVATVVFFAIFFAVVDMGISSLIRLILG, encoded by the coding sequence ATGCGTTTAACGAACTTTTTCGGCGATGTAGGTCGCGAAATGAAAAAAGTAAGTTGGCCTAAAAAAGATGAATTACTCCGCTCAACAGCGACTGTTGTTGCTACAGTTGTGTTCTTTGCGATTTTCTTCGCAGTAGTTGATATGGGCATTTCTTCTTTAATTCGGTTAATTCTTGGTTAA
- the rplK gene encoding 50S ribosomal protein L11: MAKKVIKMVKLQIPAGKANPAPPVGPALGQAGVNIMGFCKEFNARTADQAGLIIPVEITVFEDRSFTFITKTPPAAVLLKKVAGIESGSGEPNRNKVATVKRDKVREIAETKMPDLNAASVEAAMRMVEGTARSMGIVIED; this comes from the coding sequence GTGGCTAAAAAGGTAATTAAAATGGTAAAGCTTCAAATTCCTGCAGGTAAAGCTAACCCAGCTCCACCAGTTGGTCCAGCATTAGGACAAGCAGGTGTTAACATCATGGGCTTCTGTAAAGAGTTTAACGCTCGTACAGCAGATCAAGCTGGTCTTATCATCCCTGTTGAAATTACGGTATTTGAGGACCGTTCATTCACTTTCATTACTAAAACTCCTCCTGCTGCTGTTCTTCTTAAGAAAGTAGCTGGTATTGAGTCTGGTTCTGGTGAACCAAACCGTAATAAAGTGGCAACTGTTAAGCGTGATAAAGTACGCGAAATCGCTGAAACTAAAATGCCTGACCTAAACGCTGCTAGCGTAGAAGCTGCAATGCGTATGGTTGAAGGTACTGCACGCAGTATGGGCATCGTTATCGAAGACTAA
- the rpmG gene encoding 50S ribosomal protein L33 gives MRKKVVLSCEECKNRNYSTMKDTSSIERLEIKKFCKTCNQHTVHKETK, from the coding sequence ATGAGGAAAAAAGTTGTACTCTCATGTGAAGAGTGTAAAAATCGAAACTACTCTACTATGAAAGATACGAGCTCAATAGAGCGACTTGAAATAAAAAAGTTTTGTAAAACATGCAATCAGCATACAGTTCACAAGGAAACAAAATAA
- the nusG gene encoding transcription termination/antitermination protein NusG, which yields MEKSWYVVHTYSGYENKVKANLEKRVESMGMQDKIFRVVVPEEVEVEMKNGKEKLMKRKVFPGYVLVELIMTDDSWYVVRNTPGVTGFVGSSGSGSKPSPLLEEEVVTIMKHMGMDNEVVDFDFELHETVRVNEGPFADYTGAIEEIDVEKKKVSVLVDMFGRETPVELDFHQIEKL from the coding sequence ATGGAAAAAAGTTGGTATGTTGTCCATACTTATTCTGGATATGAAAATAAAGTAAAAGCAAACCTAGAGAAGCGTGTAGAATCAATGGGTATGCAAGATAAAATTTTCCGTGTTGTTGTCCCGGAAGAAGTAGAAGTAGAAATGAAAAACGGAAAAGAAAAATTAATGAAAAGAAAAGTGTTCCCAGGTTATGTATTAGTAGAATTAATCATGACTGATGATTCTTGGTATGTTGTACGTAACACGCCGGGTGTAACTGGGTTCGTTGGTTCTTCTGGTTCTGGATCTAAACCATCACCTCTATTAGAAGAGGAAGTTGTTACCATTATGAAACATATGGGAATGGACAACGAAGTGGTTGATTTCGACTTTGAACTTCATGAGACAGTACGTGTAAATGAGGGGCCATTCGCAGATTATACAGGTGCTATTGAAGAAATTGATGTGGAGAAGAAAAAGGTTAGCGTACTTGTGGACATGTTTGGTCGCGAGACTCCAGTTGAACTTGACTTCCATCAAATTGAAAAATTATAA